In one Haloplanus salinus genomic region, the following are encoded:
- a CDS encoding carbohydrate ABC transporter permease translates to MGEATPTSSVEAPAEESTLRDRFSDLLENETFLGYGSLSPVMLLFLFIAVFPIVWALAGSLFSINAFNPVWEWAAVGNYRHIFLEDGFYWSAVVKSVIFGFGSVSVQGILGIVFALILQRSFRGNALARAVVLLPYLIPVIVVGLVFQWMMNPNYGVINLLAMRFGIIDSAINFLGNTDIAMYALITAASWKWSIFVVMMSLARLEAIPSGYYDAARVNGANAWQRFRDITLPNLKGMIILVVLLRGIWMFNKFDIIWIMTRGGPSQATTTLPVYAYRVAFNQWQLGESLAIASTLFLTLVVGAVVYFGKFNPEQEVRVE, encoded by the coding sequence ATGGGCGAGGCCACGCCGACGAGCAGTGTCGAGGCGCCGGCCGAAGAGTCGACGCTGCGTGACCGGTTCAGCGACCTGCTGGAGAACGAGACGTTCCTCGGATATGGAAGCCTCTCGCCGGTCATGCTCCTGTTCCTGTTCATCGCCGTCTTCCCCATCGTGTGGGCGCTGGCGGGGAGTCTCTTCTCCATCAACGCCTTCAATCCGGTGTGGGAGTGGGCGGCGGTCGGGAACTACCGACACATCTTCCTCGAGGACGGCTTCTACTGGTCCGCGGTGGTCAAGTCAGTGATCTTCGGCTTCGGCTCCGTGTCGGTCCAAGGGATCCTCGGAATCGTCTTCGCGCTCATCCTCCAGCGCTCGTTCCGAGGGAACGCCCTCGCCAGAGCTGTCGTGTTGCTCCCCTACCTCATTCCCGTCATCGTCGTTGGGCTCGTGTTCCAGTGGATGATGAACCCGAACTACGGCGTCATCAACCTGCTGGCGATGCGCTTCGGGATCATCGACAGCGCGATCAACTTCCTCGGCAACACCGACATCGCGATGTACGCGCTCATCACCGCGGCGAGTTGGAAGTGGTCGATCTTCGTCGTGATGATGTCACTCGCTCGACTAGAGGCCATTCCGTCGGGCTACTACGACGCCGCGCGGGTCAACGGCGCCAACGCCTGGCAGCGCTTCCGTGACATCACGCTCCCCAATCTGAAGGGGATGATAATCCTCGTGGTGCTGCTCCGCGGCATCTGGATGTTCAACAAGTTCGACATCATCTGGATCATGACACGGGGCGGCCCCAGTCAGGCGACGACGACGCTGCCGGTGTACGCGTACCGCGTGGCGTTCAACCAGTGGCAACTCGGGGAGTCGCTGGCCATCGCCTCGACGCTGTTCCTGACCCTCGTCGTCGGGGCCGTCGTCTACTTCGGTAAGTTCAACCCCGAACAGGAGGTCCGTGTCGAATGA
- a CDS encoding extracellular solute-binding protein, whose protein sequence is MDENRRRFLKRAGVAAAATTTLAGCSGGSGGGGGGGDGGGGTSAGEERTISGDKGEVHFLSAENSSAFKQYYQKWAERFSEETGYGVRLEFVGVGSSQSARISRLLQAGDPPELTTTAPEKGGGLALQGVLADLSDQASWMEELYGYDFNEDFLFELQGNQYVVPIWVNMTMDWYRVSTWEEEAGMTPREPTWDEFLEGVQATDGVGERRGTCVPAGQTLMATEYYIDHMFQNGGRIFERNDDTVEIVMDQGENRELTKEVMEYIGQLNDVSVDGSGYGYGPQIESYWSEQVNEVKYFGARPLQQAVSNNEAVAEDTGLMHPPSNAEQSHQAFSEGWVMFDAADNKEGAREFVQFMSRPEPLYELLHIAPLHNLPPFPAAVDDEEFLDNEFIDTWVRPNDHIRIEDVVKMVETAKTLVGETDPNNALASPVFSESTFGNMLFNYLHGDMSIDEAIDQAGDRSREVMANFEQ, encoded by the coding sequence ATGGATGAGAATCGACGGCGGTTTCTCAAGCGAGCAGGGGTAGCGGCAGCGGCAACGACCACCTTGGCCGGTTGTTCGGGTGGCAGCGGTGGCGGTGGCGGTGGCGGTGACGGCGGCGGCGGAACGTCCGCCGGCGAAGAGCGAACGATTTCTGGCGACAAGGGAGAAGTCCACTTCCTCTCCGCGGAGAACAGTTCCGCGTTCAAACAGTACTACCAGAAGTGGGCGGAGCGGTTCAGCGAGGAGACTGGCTACGGCGTCCGACTGGAGTTCGTCGGCGTCGGATCGAGTCAGTCGGCTCGCATCTCGCGGCTGCTGCAGGCCGGTGACCCGCCGGAGCTGACGACGACGGCACCGGAGAAAGGTGGCGGGCTGGCACTCCAGGGCGTGCTCGCGGACCTGAGCGACCAGGCGAGTTGGATGGAAGAGCTGTACGGCTACGACTTCAACGAGGACTTCCTCTTCGAATTACAGGGCAACCAATACGTCGTGCCCATCTGGGTCAACATGACGATGGACTGGTACCGCGTGAGTACGTGGGAAGAGGAAGCCGGCATGACGCCGCGCGAACCGACGTGGGACGAGTTCTTGGAGGGCGTCCAGGCGACCGATGGCGTCGGCGAACGCCGTGGGACCTGCGTCCCGGCCGGACAGACCCTGATGGCCACCGAGTACTACATCGACCACATGTTCCAGAACGGTGGTCGGATCTTCGAGCGCAACGACGACACTGTCGAAATCGTGATGGACCAGGGGGAGAACCGCGAACTCACCAAAGAGGTCATGGAGTACATCGGCCAGCTCAACGACGTTTCCGTCGATGGGTCGGGCTACGGCTACGGCCCACAGATCGAGTCGTACTGGTCCGAACAGGTGAACGAAGTGAAGTACTTCGGCGCGCGGCCGCTCCAGCAAGCGGTGTCGAACAACGAGGCCGTCGCCGAGGATACCGGCCTCATGCATCCGCCGTCGAACGCGGAGCAGAGCCACCAGGCTTTCTCGGAGGGCTGGGTCATGTTCGACGCTGCGGACAACAAGGAGGGCGCTCGGGAGTTCGTACAGTTCATGTCCCGGCCCGAGCCGCTGTACGAACTGCTGCACATCGCGCCGCTACACAACCTGCCGCCGTTCCCAGCGGCCGTCGACGACGAGGAGTTCCTCGACAACGAGTTCATCGACACGTGGGTGCGGCCGAACGACCACATCCGCATCGAGGACGTGGTGAAGATGGTCGAAACCGCGAAGACGCTCGTGGGCGAGACGGACCCCAACAACGCGCTGGCCTCGCCGGTGTTCTCCGAGTCGACGTTCGGCAACATGCTGTTCAACTACCTGCACGGGGACATGAGCATCGACGAGGCGATCGATCAGGCCGGGGACCGCTCCCGAGAGGTCATGGCCAACTTCGAACAGTGA
- a CDS encoding AIR synthase family protein, protein MTGKLDRATLTDLVLSRTGATNPDLLAGPAFGEDAAAIRVGGETLVVSTDPISLAAERIGQLAVTVASNDVAACGGRPAFLLCTVLLPGADTDLLETVTGQLDAESRRLGLTIAGGHTEVVAGLDRPLCSLTCLGVADRYVPTGGATPGDRILLTKGAGIEATGVVATDFRDRLDLPASTLDRATAAFDDLSVMPEAAVLAPVATAMHDPTEGGVLEGLIEMALTAGATLEVDRDAVRVRDETRVVCDAVGIDPLRVLGSGALLAAVDAADGDEALAALSAEGIDAVDIGRVVEGEAGVELDGQRYTEPIRDDVYALWDE, encoded by the coding sequence ATGACCGGGAAGTTGGATCGGGCGACGCTTACCGACCTCGTGCTGTCGCGGACGGGCGCGACGAACCCGGACCTCCTCGCCGGACCCGCGTTCGGCGAGGACGCCGCGGCGATTCGGGTGGGCGGGGAGACGCTGGTCGTCAGCACGGACCCCATCTCGCTCGCGGCCGAGCGCATCGGCCAACTGGCCGTCACCGTCGCCTCGAACGACGTGGCGGCGTGTGGCGGCCGCCCGGCGTTTCTCCTCTGTACGGTCCTCCTCCCGGGCGCCGATACGGACCTGCTGGAGACGGTTACCGGCCAACTCGACGCCGAGTCGAGGCGGCTGGGGCTGACCATCGCCGGCGGGCACACCGAAGTCGTCGCCGGTCTCGATAGGCCGCTCTGCTCGCTCACCTGCCTCGGCGTCGCCGACCGGTACGTCCCGACGGGCGGGGCGACGCCGGGCGATCGGATCCTGCTCACGAAGGGCGCGGGCATCGAGGCGACGGGCGTCGTCGCCACCGACTTCCGTGACCGACTCGACCTCCCGGCGTCGACGCTCGACCGCGCGACCGCCGCGTTCGACGACCTCAGCGTCATGCCGGAGGCGGCCGTCCTCGCGCCCGTCGCGACGGCCATGCACGACCCGACGGAGGGCGGCGTCCTCGAGGGATTGATCGAGATGGCGTTGACCGCGGGGGCGACCCTCGAGGTCGACCGCGACGCCGTCCGCGTCCGCGACGAGACCCGGGTCGTCTGCGACGCCGTCGGCATCGATCCCCTCCGGGTCCTCGGCTCCGGAGCCTTGCTCGCCGCCGTCGACGCGGCCGACGGAGACGAGGCGCTGGCAGCGCTCTCTGCCGAGGGGATCGACGCCGTCGACATCGGCCGGGTCGTGGAGGGGGAAGCGGGCGTCGAACTCGACGGTCAGCGGTACACCGAGCCGATCCGCGACGACGTGTACGCGCTGTGGGACGAGTGA
- a CDS encoding sodium:solute symporter family protein yields the protein MTLQPLGIVVAYLLLALGVGFLAYRVGGSDAEDFYLASRTLGTLVLLFTTFATLLSAFTFFGGPNLAYAAGPEWILVMGLMDGILFAVLWYVIGYRQWLIGRAREYVTLGEMLGDRFGSPLLRSLVAGVSLLWLFPYVMLQQMGAGEALRGLTAGAVPYWGGAALITVFMIVYVMLAGLRGVAWTDTLQGLFMLSVLWVAVVWVVGAVGGVDAATAGMTAANPDFAALGGGLYSPQFIISSAVTIAFGVTMFPQINQRFFVARSATVLKRSFALWPVLVLLLFVPAFMLGAWAVGLPIEVPEGANVLSVLLAEYTPTWFAALVVAGAMAAMMSSSDSMLLSGSSYFTRDLYRPLVRPDASDRREAWIARIGVAVFATLAFVASLTRPGTLIEVGDTAFSGFALLAPPVMIALYRDATTRDGMLVGVAVPQMLYLLHVLVPATSVRVAGTSVELLARTYGGWDVALAFMLLGAVLTVGVSALSSQSFGEDAERFAVGGD from the coding sequence GTGACGCTCCAACCGCTCGGCATCGTCGTCGCCTACCTCCTGTTGGCGCTCGGCGTCGGCTTTCTCGCCTACCGCGTCGGCGGGTCGGACGCCGAGGATTTCTATCTCGCCAGCCGGACGCTCGGGACCCTCGTACTTCTCTTTACAACCTTCGCGACCCTGCTCTCCGCGTTTACGTTCTTCGGCGGTCCGAACCTCGCGTATGCGGCGGGGCCGGAGTGGATCCTAGTGATGGGGCTGATGGACGGCATCCTCTTTGCCGTCCTCTGGTACGTCATCGGCTACCGGCAGTGGCTCATCGGCCGTGCCCGCGAGTACGTCACCCTCGGCGAGATGCTCGGGGACCGGTTCGGGTCGCCCCTGTTGCGTTCGCTAGTCGCGGGCGTCAGCCTCCTCTGGCTCTTCCCGTACGTCATGCTCCAGCAGATGGGTGCCGGCGAGGCGCTCCGAGGACTGACCGCCGGCGCCGTTCCCTACTGGGGCGGCGCCGCGCTCATCACCGTCTTCATGATCGTCTACGTGATGCTCGCGGGGCTCCGCGGCGTCGCGTGGACCGACACCCTCCAGGGCCTGTTCATGCTTTCGGTGCTCTGGGTCGCCGTCGTCTGGGTCGTCGGCGCCGTCGGCGGCGTCGACGCCGCGACTGCGGGGATGACCGCGGCCAACCCCGACTTCGCCGCGCTCGGCGGCGGCCTCTACTCCCCACAGTTCATCATCTCGTCGGCGGTCACCATCGCCTTCGGCGTCACCATGTTCCCACAGATCAACCAGCGCTTCTTCGTCGCAAGGTCGGCGACGGTGCTGAAACGCTCGTTCGCCCTCTGGCCGGTGCTCGTTCTCCTCCTTTTCGTCCCCGCGTTCATGCTCGGGGCGTGGGCGGTCGGCCTCCCGATCGAGGTGCCCGAGGGTGCGAACGTCCTCTCCGTCCTGCTCGCCGAGTACACGCCGACGTGGTTCGCCGCGCTCGTCGTCGCCGGCGCGATGGCCGCGATGATGTCCTCCTCGGACTCGATGCTGCTGTCGGGGTCCTCGTACTTCACCCGTGACCTCTACCGCCCGCTCGTGCGACCGGACGCGAGCGACCGCCGCGAGGCGTGGATCGCCCGGATCGGCGTCGCCGTCTTCGCGACCCTCGCGTTCGTCGCCAGCCTCACCCGTCCCGGGACGCTCATCGAAGTCGGCGACACCGCCTTCTCCGGCTTCGCCCTTCTGGCTCCGCCGGTCATGATCGCGCTCTACCGGGACGCGACCACCCGTGACGGCATGCTCGTCGGCGTCGCCGTCCCGCAGATGCTCTACCTCCTGCACGTCCTCGTCCCCGCGACGTCGGTTCGGGTCGCCGGCACGAGCGTCGAACTCCTCGCCCGAACGTACGGCGGGTGGGACGTGGCGCTCGCGTTCATGCTCCTCGGGGCCGTCCTCACCGTCGGCGTCTCCGCCCTCTCCTCCCAGTCGTTCGGCGAGGACGCGGAGCGATTCGCCGTCGGCGGCGACTAA
- a CDS encoding pyridoxal-phosphate-dependent aminotransferase family protein has product MLLTPGPTAMPPSVREAMSEELINPDVDPRFADRYDAVLDKLGTVFGTDDEVVVMGGEGILGLEAAVASTVAPGDRVLCLSNGPYGDGFTDFVESYGGESTLVDADYDDSLPLADLERTLAGGEYDVATMVHCETPTGTLNELSPALDLFDEHDVLTVVDAVSSLGGTPVPTDRIDICLGASQKCFSAPPGLAIASVSAAAWERIEDRDPASLYTNLLPWHGAEQPYPYTHLTTLVVALDEALDLLLGEGLDAVYDRHQEVAAHCRARGRDLGLEPYPGPERSSPTVTAFSVPGRATELQDRLREDHDVTLSTGFGDLAADVLRVGHMGYNADLDRVERAMDALAAER; this is encoded by the coding sequence ATGCTCCTGACGCCCGGCCCGACGGCGATGCCGCCGTCCGTCCGCGAAGCGATGAGCGAGGAACTGATCAACCCCGACGTCGATCCGAGGTTTGCCGACCGCTACGACGCCGTGCTCGACAAACTCGGGACCGTCTTCGGAACCGACGACGAGGTCGTGGTCATGGGCGGCGAGGGTATCCTCGGTCTCGAAGCGGCCGTTGCCTCGACCGTCGCGCCCGGTGACCGGGTGCTCTGTCTCTCGAACGGGCCGTACGGCGACGGGTTCACCGACTTCGTCGAGAGCTACGGCGGCGAGTCGACGCTCGTCGACGCGGACTACGACGATTCGCTCCCCCTGGCCGACTTGGAACGGACGCTCGCGGGCGGCGAGTACGACGTGGCGACCATGGTCCACTGCGAGACGCCGACGGGGACGCTCAACGAACTCTCCCCCGCGCTCGACCTGTTCGACGAGCACGACGTCCTGACCGTCGTCGACGCCGTCTCCTCACTCGGCGGGACGCCCGTCCCGACCGACCGTATCGACATCTGCCTCGGCGCCTCACAGAAGTGCTTCAGCGCGCCGCCGGGGCTCGCCATCGCGTCGGTGAGCGCGGCGGCGTGGGAGCGGATCGAGGACCGCGACCCCGCGTCGCTCTACACCAACCTGCTTCCGTGGCACGGGGCCGAACAGCCGTACCCCTACACCCACCTGACGACGCTCGTGGTCGCACTCGACGAGGCGCTCGACCTCCTTCTGGGTGAAGGACTGGACGCCGTCTACGACCGCCACCAGGAGGTGGCCGCGCACTGCCGAGCGCGTGGCCGTGACCTCGGACTGGAGCCATACCCCGGTCCCGAGCGGAGCTCGCCGACCGTCACTGCCTTTTCGGTGCCCGGACGGGCAACCGAGCTACAGGACCGGCTCCGTGAGGACCACGACGTGACGCTTTCGACGGGGTTCGGTGACCTCGCCGCCGACGTGCTTCGGGTCGGACACATGGGGTACAACGCCGACCTCGACCGGGTCGAACGAGCGATGGACGCACTCGCCGCGGAGCGCTAG
- a CDS encoding VOC family protein, whose product MDVDVVDMDHVALRVSDIDRALEFYHDLLGMSVRDRGRFEADEVPYVAVVAGGRHLHLVPSDDDVDVGGEHVCLLLRSDGTGTRAELDALLDELRDAGVEVEAGEPHERYGAYGRDWAAYVRDPDGRRVELKLH is encoded by the coding sequence ATGGACGTGGACGTCGTCGACATGGATCACGTCGCGCTCCGCGTGAGCGACATCGACCGTGCCCTCGAATTCTATCACGACCTGCTGGGTATGTCGGTTCGTGACCGTGGGCGATTCGAGGCCGACGAGGTACCGTACGTCGCCGTCGTCGCTGGCGGTCGCCACCTCCATCTCGTCCCGAGCGACGACGACGTCGACGTTGGCGGGGAACACGTCTGTCTCCTCCTCCGCTCCGACGGCACGGGGACCCGTGCGGAACTCGATGCCCTCCTCGACGAACTTCGGGACGCCGGCGTCGAGGTCGAAGCCGGAGAGCCACACGAGCGCTACGGCGCCTACGGCCGCGATTGGGCCGCGTACGTGCGCGACCCCGACGGGCGACGTGTCGAACTCAAACTGCACTGA
- a CDS encoding SRPBCC family protein encodes MAVYQRRTRVAAPLPEVWEFHSRVRGLEALTPGWMNLRVESVTGPDGDPDPGILEAGSRIDASMRPFGVGPRQRWTSVITAREREDGSAYFRDEMEGGPFRRWEHTHRFFADGSETVVDDRVVYALPFGAVGEAASRLARVGFEPMFRYRHRRTRALLE; translated from the coding sequence ATGGCTGTCTACCAACGGCGGACGCGGGTCGCCGCGCCGCTTCCCGAGGTGTGGGAGTTCCACTCCCGCGTGCGCGGGCTGGAGGCGTTGACCCCCGGATGGATGAACCTCCGCGTCGAGTCCGTCACCGGTCCGGACGGCGACCCCGACCCCGGGATTCTGGAGGCTGGTTCGCGCATCGACGCGTCGATGCGGCCGTTCGGCGTCGGCCCTCGCCAGCGGTGGACCTCGGTCATCACCGCGCGCGAACGCGAGGACGGGTCCGCGTACTTCCGCGACGAGATGGAGGGCGGCCCGTTCCGCCGCTGGGAGCACACCCACCGTTTTTTCGCCGACGGCTCGGAGACGGTCGTCGACGACCGCGTGGTCTACGCTCTGCCGTTCGGGGCGGTGGGCGAGGCAGCGAGTCGACTCGCCCGGGTCGGCTTCGAACCGATGTTCCGCTACCGACACCGGCGGACCCGCGCGCTGCTGGAGTGA
- a CDS encoding 2-dehydropantoate 2-reductase — MKFAVFGAGGVGGYLGARLADAGHEVHLIARGDHLAALQSSGLRVESVAGDTSVDPPATDDPSAVGPCDYVLFCVKSYDTREAAAALGPLLGDDTAVVSLQNGVDNEAWIAEEVGEGHVVGGVAYIFSTVAEPGVVEHTGGPARFVYGELDGERTDRIEALDGALSACAGVEAVLADDVRTELWRKFCLICAQAGMTATTRLSLGEIREVEASWTMYQRLMAEVSSVARAEGVDLPEAVVDEWCAFVQDLNPGMYSSLHYDLTHGNRLELDALHGSVVRHAERVGVEAPMNEAVHAILRPWAARND, encoded by the coding sequence ATGAAGTTCGCCGTCTTCGGAGCCGGTGGCGTCGGTGGCTATCTCGGCGCGCGACTCGCGGACGCCGGTCACGAGGTGCATCTGATCGCCCGTGGCGACCACTTGGCGGCGCTCCAGTCGTCGGGGTTGCGGGTCGAGAGCGTCGCGGGCGATACGTCGGTCGACCCGCCGGCGACGGACGACCCGAGCGCGGTCGGCCCGTGTGACTACGTCCTGTTCTGCGTGAAGTCGTACGACACGCGCGAGGCGGCCGCGGCCCTCGGGCCGTTGCTGGGCGACGATACGGCCGTCGTCTCGCTCCAGAACGGCGTCGACAACGAGGCGTGGATCGCCGAGGAAGTCGGCGAGGGGCACGTCGTCGGCGGCGTGGCGTACATCTTCTCCACCGTCGCCGAACCGGGCGTGGTCGAGCACACGGGCGGTCCCGCACGGTTCGTCTACGGGGAACTCGACGGCGAGCGAACGGATCGAATCGAGGCGCTCGACGGCGCGCTGTCGGCGTGTGCGGGCGTCGAGGCGGTCCTGGCCGACGACGTGCGCACCGAACTCTGGCGGAAGTTCTGTCTCATCTGTGCGCAGGCGGGGATGACGGCGACGACGCGGCTGTCGCTGGGGGAGATTCGGGAGGTCGAGGCGTCGTGGACGATGTACCAGCGGCTCATGGCGGAGGTGAGTAGCGTCGCGCGGGCGGAGGGGGTCGACCTGCCGGAGGCGGTGGTCGACGAGTGGTGTGCGTTCGTCCAGGATCTGAATCCGGGGATGTACTCCTCGCTCCACTACGATCTGACCCACGGGAATCGGTTGGAACTCGACGCCCTCCACGGGTCGGTCGTACGCCACGCCGAGCGTGTGGGCGTCGAGGCGCCGATGAACGAGGCGGTCCACGCGATACTGCGGCCGTGGGCGGCGCGAAACGACTAG
- a CDS encoding DEAD/DEAH box helicase family protein, with protein MTDESADGDDEQVVTVESFYDALQEEGRPVATAQQIARRLGCSQAAASEALDRLVAEGDVQRLDVEADPVVWYPTEWSRLAERERVVCFPERRELVVDQPTQYTRAQLSRVAHLADTSGTKGYLYRIRREDVWAAPFDDCDAFLRTLRSVLPRRSPHLEEWIERQWTRARQFTLTTHEDGYTVLEAASESLMGNVARQKLDEEQLHAPISDTESWVVEGSEAAIKRILYEAGYPVVDDRSLETGDPLDVELTTPLRDYQRDWVDRFLDQRAGVFVGPSGSGKTVAAIGALAAVGGETLILVPSRELAGQWRSELREHTTFGDGDIGEYHGGEKEIRPVTIATYQVAGMDRHRALFDRREWGLIVYDEVHHIPSEVYRRSADLQSKHRLGLSATPVREDDRETDIYTLVGPPIGTDWDALFDAGYVQEPEVEIRYLPWADDEERNAYASAEPRARHRIASENPAKVDEVRHLLAEHPTAKALVFVEWLDHGRSIAGAIDAPFVSGETPHHERDRLFEEFRSGDRRTLVVSRVGDEGIDLPNAELAVVASGLGGSRRQGAQRAGRTMRPAGSATVYVLATRGTSEEDFAQRQMRHLAEKGIRVTEQGID; from the coding sequence ATGACTGACGAGTCCGCCGACGGAGACGACGAGCAGGTCGTCACCGTGGAGTCGTTTTACGATGCGCTCCAGGAGGAGGGGCGCCCCGTCGCCACCGCCCAGCAGATCGCCCGTCGCCTCGGCTGCTCACAGGCCGCCGCCAGCGAGGCCCTCGACCGGTTGGTCGCCGAGGGCGACGTGCAACGGCTCGACGTCGAGGCCGATCCGGTCGTCTGGTATCCGACGGAGTGGAGCCGGCTCGCCGAACGCGAGCGCGTCGTCTGCTTCCCCGAGCGTCGCGAACTCGTCGTCGACCAGCCGACGCAGTACACGCGCGCACAACTCTCGCGGGTCGCCCACCTCGCCGACACGTCCGGGACCAAGGGCTATCTCTACCGTATCCGCCGGGAGGACGTGTGGGCCGCCCCGTTCGACGACTGCGACGCCTTCCTGCGGACGCTCCGCTCCGTGCTCCCTCGCCGCTCTCCGCATCTGGAGGAGTGGATCGAACGCCAGTGGACTCGTGCCCGGCAGTTCACGCTCACCACCCACGAGGACGGCTACACCGTGTTGGAGGCGGCGAGCGAGAGCCTGATGGGGAACGTCGCGCGGCAGAAACTCGACGAGGAACAGCTCCACGCGCCGATTTCGGACACCGAAAGCTGGGTGGTCGAGGGCAGCGAGGCGGCGATCAAACGGATCCTCTACGAGGCGGGGTACCCGGTCGTCGACGACCGGAGCCTGGAAACCGGCGACCCACTGGACGTCGAGTTGACGACCCCGCTCCGGGACTACCAGCGCGACTGGGTCGATCGGTTCCTCGACCAGCGGGCAGGGGTGTTCGTCGGTCCATCCGGAAGCGGGAAGACCGTCGCCGCCATCGGCGCCCTCGCGGCCGTCGGCGGCGAGACGCTGATCCTCGTTCCGAGCCGCGAACTCGCCGGCCAGTGGCGGTCGGAACTCCGCGAACACACGACGTTCGGGGACGGGGACATCGGCGAGTACCACGGCGGCGAGAAGGAGATTCGACCGGTTACGATCGCGACGTATCAGGTCGCAGGCATGGACCGCCATCGCGCGCTCTTCGACCGGCGCGAGTGGGGGCTGATCGTCTACGACGAGGTACACCACATCCCCAGCGAAGTGTACCGCCGGAGCGCGGACCTACAGAGCAAACACCGCCTCGGTCTCTCCGCGACGCCGGTCCGGGAAGACGACCGCGAGACGGACATCTACACGCTCGTCGGCCCGCCGATCGGCACCGACTGGGACGCCCTCTTCGACGCCGGCTACGTGCAGGAGCCGGAAGTCGAGATTCGCTACCTCCCGTGGGCGGACGACGAGGAGCGGAACGCGTACGCGAGCGCGGAACCGCGCGCGCGACATCGCATCGCGAGCGAAAACCCGGCGAAGGTCGACGAGGTTCGACACCTCCTCGCCGAACATCCGACCGCGAAGGCACTCGTGTTCGTCGAGTGGCTGGATCACGGCCGGTCGATCGCCGGGGCAATCGACGCTCCCTTCGTGAGCGGCGAGACCCCCCACCACGAACGCGACCGGCTGTTCGAGGAGTTCCGGTCCGGCGACCGCCGGACGCTCGTCGTCTCACGGGTCGGCGACGAGGGGATCGACCTGCCGAACGCCGAACTCGCCGTCGTCGCCTCGGGGCTCGGCGGGTCGCGCCGACAGGGAGCCCAGCGCGCCGGCCGGACGATGCGTCCCGCCGGGAGCGCGACGGTGTACGTCCTCGCGACTCGGGGGACGAGCGAGGAGGACTTCGCCCAGCGACAGATGCGCCACCTCGCGGAGAAGGGGATTCGTGTGACCGAGCAGGGAATCGACTAG
- a CDS encoding DUF3311 domain-containing protein, whose product MTRSIRDWLWVLVFAVLITFSVPWFLWGSSTVVAGLPAWLWWHVGWMCVASVVFALFARTGWDRLMGVDTDAGFAAGGDP is encoded by the coding sequence ATGACGCGCTCGATACGCGATTGGCTATGGGTACTGGTCTTTGCGGTGCTCATCACGTTCTCGGTCCCCTGGTTCCTCTGGGGGTCGTCGACGGTCGTCGCCGGCCTGCCGGCGTGGCTGTGGTGGCACGTCGGCTGGATGTGCGTGGCGTCCGTCGTCTTCGCACTGTTCGCCCGAACGGGGTGGGATCGGCTGATGGGCGTCGATACGGACGCCGGCTTCGCGGCCGGGGGTGACCCGTGA
- a CDS encoding DMT family transporter: protein MSASDDPLVPPILALGVAVLAISTSAILVRWSDAPNVIKALYRVSFTVGALVPFAARRRASIGGIERRDGVVAVAAGVALAVHFVTWFESLDHTTVAASVTLVQAQPAFVAVGAWVLLDERVSRRGALGIALAMLGMVGLSFAPSIRAAVDPAVAATGAAVGTQYGNLLALVAAVAVAGYYLAGRSLRRRLGVLPYVTVVYTVCALVLLIAAVGRGTVLFTYPRHEWLLFAGMALGPGVFGHTVINWALGHVESHVVSVSLLGEPIGSAVLAVLLLAETPSVGTLLGGAVVLAGIYLTAADHRVDG, encoded by the coding sequence GTGTCCGCGTCCGACGACCCCCTCGTCCCACCGATCCTCGCCCTCGGCGTCGCGGTGCTGGCGATCAGCACGAGCGCCATTCTGGTCCGCTGGAGCGACGCGCCGAACGTGATCAAGGCGCTGTACCGGGTGTCGTTCACCGTGGGCGCGCTGGTACCGTTCGCCGCCCGCCGTCGAGCGTCGATCGGCGGTATCGAGCGCCGTGACGGCGTCGTCGCCGTCGCCGCCGGCGTCGCCCTCGCGGTCCACTTCGTGACGTGGTTCGAGAGCCTCGATCATACCACCGTCGCCGCGAGCGTGACGCTCGTCCAAGCGCAGCCGGCCTTCGTCGCCGTCGGCGCGTGGGTCCTCCTCGACGAACGCGTGAGTCGGCGGGGTGCGTTGGGGATCGCCCTCGCGATGCTCGGGATGGTCGGCCTGTCGTTCGCGCCGTCGATCCGGGCGGCGGTCGATCCGGCCGTCGCGGCGACGGGCGCCGCCGTCGGTACGCAGTACGGCAACTTACTCGCGCTCGTCGCTGCCGTCGCCGTCGCGGGCTACTACCTCGCCGGCCGTTCGCTCCGGCGGCGGCTCGGCGTCCTCCCGTACGTGACGGTCGTCTACACCGTCTGTGCGCTGGTGTTGCTTATCGCTGCCGTCGGGCGCGGGACCGTCCTCTTCACGTATCCACGTCACGAGTGGCTCCTCTTTGCGGGCATGGCGCTCGGTCCCGGCGTGTTCGGTCACACCGTCATCAACTGGGCACTCGGTCACGTCGAATCTCACGTCGTGAGCGTCTCGCTGCTCGGCGAACCTATCGGGAGCGCGGTCCTAGCGGTGCTGCTCTTGGCCGAGACGCCGAGCGTCGGCACCCTTCTCGGAGGGGCCGTCGTCCTCGCCGGAATCTACCTCACCGCCGCCGACCACCGTGTCGACGGGTGA